One Mus pahari chromosome 10, PAHARI_EIJ_v1.1, whole genome shotgun sequence genomic window, CCAGGGCTTCAGGATCGCTCAGTGGTCAGAGAACTAGCAGACCGCTGAAGAGGCCGGTGTGGTCCCAAGCCCTGACCTTAGTACAGAATTTCTGTGTCACGGAATAGGTTCGTTCTCAGATCTCATCCCTTCCCTCACCCCCACTGCAGGACACCTCCGGGAGCTCTCTGGTTTGCCAGATGAACAAAACCTGGGTCCAGATGGGCGTGGTGAGCTGGAACTTTGGCTGTGGCCGTCGCCAATTCCCAAGCATCTACACCAGCACCTCCCACTTCACCCAGTGGATCAAGAGACACATTGGCGACCTGAAGTTTGCCAGCATGGCTGTCCCCTCCTTCCTGAGCCCATTCATCCTCACTGGTTACATTCTGCTGGTATCCTTGGGCTCCCTGTGGCTCTTGTGAGCTGTGTTTCTATAACAGCCACTCCCAGAGGctacttctccttcctctctgctccaccCTCAGAAGATGTGGACACCGGAGGCCGAACAGGACTTCAGGACAGAGGGACTTGGGGAAGGGTCCTTGACCCACTGTGGGTTTTGTTCCCCAGTTGTTCAATGAAGATGCTCTTGAACCTTTTGAGCCATCTGAAGTTATCATGTTCTTGACTTTGACCGAAACCTTTTAGAACACCTCCCTCATAAAACTTGGCTGTTTCTCAAGCTGCACCTTCTCTGATGCTCTTACTCCACGTCTGTCGGAGGTGCGTTGTGGGATCCTGGAGGTGGTTCCCTTGTTTCCCTTagaatttcctctttcttttaaaaaaaagaaaaaatcacatttatgtgtgtgcatgggcacatgAGTGGGGATGCCCATAGAGGCAGGAGTGGCATAtttcccctagagctggagttgcaagtgGTTATGGGCCATCAGGTGTGGCtactgggagtcaaactcaggtcttctgaaagagcagcacaCACTCTTAACCACGGGCACAGCTATCCAGCCTGTAGCTTTCACGCTTGCTGACTGGGACATGATGTCCCTGCTCCGTGAACCTAGCAGTTCAGTGGCTCCAATATTCCCTGTGTCTTCCTGTAAGAGCTAACTTCTTTCTAGGAGACTCCCCAAGGTCAGATGAGAGACTTGACTCTACTGGCTGTGTTCTGCTGCCTTCCAATCTCTGCCAGTCCCTAACTTTCCCCTGAGGGGTCTCCTGATCCTAGTCAGTTCCTCCTCTGTCGCTGGCAGGGGTGGGTGATATAAGTCCCTGCTTGGAGATTGTGAAGTGACAGTATCCGGAGCTCCTGGTGTGCTTCAGTGCGCCATCAGTGACCTCGGGTCTGCTGGCTGAGAGCGacagttccccttcccccacctggaggcaggaatgtgGCAGCAGTGTTTGCTTTCGTTCCCAGGGATAGGAACACGAAATTGCTCAGGTGTTTCTCCCAAGAACCAAGACCTTGATAAGAACAGACTTCGTTTATTAGGCTAAAAATTTCCAATCCCTTGTACCAAGGCTCCCAGGAGTAGTGcgcattactttttaaatgtattaactaTATTGCTGAGTCATTAACATGTTCCTCAAAAGCCCAAACACAGTAAACTTCTATTCTCACCGTTGGCCGATGGACACTGTCACTTCTCTCTTATGGCCCCCTAGTCTGAGTAAGTGTCTCTAGAGAGCACATTGCTTCAAATATTGCAGCCTTTAAAAATCGTCATTGAAGCCAAGCTTGGCGGCTCATACCGATCATCCCCGCACTTGGTAGAATTGccgtgagttcgagaccagcctgggctacatagtgagaccctaatGAACACATTACTTTGCTTTATCAGTGCCCTGAGACAATGGCCTGCGCTATTAGCATTCAAGAAGGAAGGTATGGATGCCGGCAGAGGGGGGTAAGGGTATAGACACATCGGGGTTGGCCTTCCTCTCGCTGCTGCGGCTGCTGGTGGAGGCAGCACGGAAGCTTAGAAATGAGCTGAGGCGAGGCAAAGGGACCCAGAGAAGGGGCCCACAAGTCTGAGGAAAGGCACAAGGCCGTCTCTCCTTGCGCGCCTTTGGCGGGAGCGCCCCAGCGAATGGCATCTAGGGGGCGCCACGCAGGCTGGGCACCAGAGCACCATGAGGCGCCCGATGGAGGGCGCCATTGTGGAGGAGCCTAGCAGCGCAATGGAGCCCTGGAGCGGGGCAGGGGTCCGTGGGCAGGGCCCTCAGGGTCCCCGAGTGCCTGGGGCTGCCCGCACCCGCGCCCGCGCCCGCGCCCGCGCCCGtctcctgctgttgctgctgctgctgctgctcctgcctcGACGGCCGGCAGGTGAGCGCATCCGCCCCCGCCGCCCTCCCCGGCACGCCCACCCGCCGCCGCCTCTCACCCGCTCGGGACCTTCCGCAGGCTTCTTGGCCGCAGGAGCATCTCCGGGGACGCAGCCCACCACCGTCCCGACCGGCCCTGGAGTCTCCTGTGCCTCCAGAGGCATCTGTCCCTCAGGCAGGCTTCGCCTTCCTCGGCAAGCCCTGACTTCTGAGACCACGACGACCCTACCGAACACACAGACCACGGCTCCACCGAAAACGGTGGGGACTCCGGGCGTGATGGACACTTCTGGGTCCGTTCCTAAGACGGTCCCTTCCAGAGACCTCCCCTGTGAGTACTGGCAGGAGAGGTCAGGGAGTTCTTACGGATTTTTTTGACCTCTGAGGTCAAAGGGTCGAGGTATCAAGGACCCAAAGGAATAATAgacagaagggaaaacagaaggGAACATCCCTGTCCAAGTGTTTACTGAGCGTGCGGGGTGGGCCAGGCCTTGGGCTTGCCTCCTTTGCTTACTGGCCTTCCATCCTGGTGATGGGGACAGGCTGAGGAAAGTCAAAGCTCGTGCTGGGAAATGCTGAGTTTTGGGGTGTTGTCCTGGTACCCAGAGCTGGCTGCTGGCCAGATGCCTCTCTGGCCGCTGCAGGCCCTCCTTTGACCTGGCTTGCCCCTGTCTCAGGTTCCCATCCCGAAACCCACAGCGAAACTCCAAGAGGCCCGTGTGAGACTTCTTGTGGGGTCTGCAGGGCACACCtggtgttttaattttcttgctgTTTGGTGTGATAGAGccacttgggggtgggggctttaTTTTGCTTACgtttccaggtcacagtccatcactgaggaaagccagggcGAGAACCAGGAGCAAAAACTATGGAGGAGGGCTGCTTCCTGTCACGCTCACTCACAGGACCATGCTTAGCTTGGTCTCTTATATTgctcaggcccacctgcctagggatggtgccactccACAGAGGGCTGTGCCATCCagcatcaattaataatcaaggcAACCCTCACTCCCGCCCCCAACGAATTACCCATAGACCAATCTCATTTAGACAATTTATCACTGTAGGCTTTTCTTTCAGATGTGTCAAACCGGCAATTAAACTTAATCATTATACTTTCACGTAAACAATGGTCTGTGGTAAGACCCACGTAAGAGATAGTTATCCTAGAATTCAATGCAGCCACTTTAACTGCCTCAGAAAGTCTAGCAGGGTACATTAAGGTACTGTGTGTGGAACATGCTGATAGTCCCTTGGCtgagtatctttttaaaatgctgtggtgggctggggagatagtcACTCAATGGGTAAAAGAGCTCATACCATGCAAAcaggagggcctgagttcaaaaccaCAAGGCCTATGAGTGGGTGTGGCCCCATGCTCCAGTAACCCAGCACTTTGGGGACAGGCTTAGGGAaatggggagcagggacaggagagTGCAGGAACCCCACCCAGCATCCTGCTGAGAAAGCTGCCAGTctagcttctggttcagtgagagatgctgtatCAAGAGACtaacatgccaggcagtggtggcacacgcctttaatcccagcactggggaggcagaggcaggcggatttctgagttcgaggccagcctggtctacggagtgagttccaggacagccagggctacacagagaaaccctgcttcaaaaaaaccaaagagagagagagagagagagagagagacagacagacagacagacagacagacagactaaaaaaatcctcctctggcctccatgtgcacacaggaGATGTGTCCACCCCTCCACACATGAATAACACCAGGCTCGAGTCCCACCCAGCACTACAAATGAACAGATAAGTACATACGTAAACATGCCAGCCATGGCCCATTTACTTAGTTTCACAATCCACTGATTTGTTTAGGACATACTTAAGTGGAAATAACTGGGCAGCTAGATACGGTTATCTTCcgtttccttcatttttatgcACTTAGCGCTCTGACTGCATGCATGACTGTACTACCTCTGTGACTGGTACCTCtacaagccagaagaggatacCGTATTCTCCAAAACTGGAGCTATGTACGGTTGGGAGCCAccaggtgcatgctgggaacccaactcctCTGCTTATGCTTGGGAGAGCACCcagtgctttgctttgcttctctctctctctctctctctNNNNNNNNNNNNNNNNNNNNNNNNNNNNNNNNNNNNNNNNNNNNNNNNNNNNNNNNNNNNNNNNNNNNNNNNNNNNNNNNNNNNNNNNNNNNNNNNNNNNNNNNNNNNNNNNNNNNNNNNtagccctggctgtcctggaactcactctgtagaccaagctggctttaaactcaagagatctgcctgcctctgcctcccaagtgctgggattaaaggtggtctctgatcccccacccccacccagtgcaGCCAgactgaaccacctctctagcccccttcTTGAGTTTTCACAACTTTTTCCGAAGCACCCTTAGCAGTTGGCACTCCCTTCTGCGGGAGAGTACATCATGACCTAGAATTCACACCAACATTTAATACCACAAACACTAAGCTTTTGACAGGCAGGTGTGATATAGTTTAAGGCTGGCTATCCTAAGGCCAGGCAAGCTTCCATGACTTTTGCTACATTTCCTCTATGGGGTGTGCCTGCTCCCTCATATAGCCTGTTTTACTGTTGGGTCATCTATCTGTATCTCCATGTATCACAAGACGGGATTCCCAGAGAAGGGGCAGGGATCCACACTGGGTCAAATGGGGGGAGATAGAAATACAGGTGCATTTGTGAAGGGTCTGGCTCCGGGGCCCAAGCTGTAGGAACAAGGGAATAGGTATCTAAACGCTGCTCAGGCTTTCCTGAAGCTGAGGCTGTCTAGAGGTGGAACTCGTAGAAAAGGTTGGGTAGCTACAGGTGAGTGGTTGGAGAGACTAGAGAGACTGGGGAGGGTGGAGAGGCTGGGGGAAGAGGGAATCCGGACAGAGCCACAAGATGTGGATAGGCGAGCTCATCCTTCATCaggctcttttcttcctctttagtcTGTGGCTCCTCCCACGAGCCAGACCCTACTCTCAGGGACCCAGAAGCCATGACTCGGCGGTGGCCGTGGATGGTCAGTGTGCAGGCTAAGGGCTCACACGTCTGTGCTGGCATCCTTATCGCTTCCCAGTGGGTGCTGACCGTGGCCCATTGCTTGAGCCAGTGAGTTGGGGcccaggtgggtgggtggaaagaCATTTGGAATGGCAGAGTCACAGTCACTCTTCCAGGTGACCCATCGAGTAGCAACTGTGTCCTGTGTGGAGCCCACAGAGCCAGGCCCAGCCTCACCCGCACCCTGAGCGAGGGAGGGTTGAGTCTCACAGATTCCTTCTTGGGATTCAGCTTTTGGCATGTACCCACCCTTTGCCCTTCTGCCTCCCCATCAGTCCTGTGAAGTCACTCCGTAGGTGAGGCTCAGAAGGCCCTAGGTCTTTCATTCCAAttaccctctcttctcttctgagagagGCCCCCCGACTTAGCACCTCTCAGGTGAGTTAGAGATAAAAAGGCACGCATCGTGTAGAGACAGAGAGGGTGGGTCTGACCAATGTTCTGGGGCCTGTGGGTGCCTGAGAGCAGCATCCCTATTTCCCATGAGGACTGACCAGAGAAAGCATGTCCCTATGGAACGTGGCTTGAGATTCAGGCTATGGTCATTACGTAGGGACCGAGGTGGAACGGAGGAGAAAAACTCAGATTCTGACTTGAGGAAACAGACCATACCCCAAGACCGCTTCCCACACCTACATCTCTGAGCAGGCCATGGGCATTTTTCTGAATCTCCATTTGTCTCCTCCACACAACGAAGAGGACCGTACTGTGTGTGCAGGACTCTGTCATAAGGAATaggctggggtggaggtggggggcttGAAGCGGGAGGTGGCCTGCCTGGATTTGCTTAAAGGGCCACAGTGGTGTGGAGGGCAGGATTGGGGGCTGCCGAGGCAGGAGCCTAGAGCTGATGGAATACCACCCCCACTCTGTTCCCATAGGAACCATGTTAACTACACGGTGAGGGCGGGGAGCCCGTGGATTAATCAGACGGCAGGAACCAGCTCAGATGTGCCGGTCCAGCGGGTCATCATAAACCGCGGCTACCAACCCAGGCGGTACTGGTCATGGGTTGGCCGGGCCCATGATATCGCCCTCCTCAAGCTTAAGTGGGGGCTCAAGTATAGTAAATACGTGTGGCCCATCTGCCTGCCTGGCCTGGATTACGTGGTGGAGGACAGTTCCCTCTGCACTGTGACAGGCTGGGGATATCCCAGGGCTAACGGTGAGTCAgagcccccacctcccatcctaGGGGAGAGAGGACTTGGGTGTGTCTGGGGTGACTTTTGTAAGGAGCTGACTGGTCCAAGAACTTTCTTCTTGGCTTCACATCCTTCAAGTCTCCTGCCCCTTGGAGGGTCTTGTCAGTGAACACAGGACAGTTAGGCCTCTCAGAGTCACGACCGATGATGGAAACagaattttctatttcctttaaagatttttttt contains:
- the Prss50 gene encoding probable threonine protease PRSS50, yielding MEPWSGAGVRGQGPQGPRVPGAARTRARARARARLLLLLLLLLLLPRRPAGERIRPRRPPRHAHPPPPLTRSGPSAGFLAAGASPGTQPTTVPTGPGVSCASRGICPSGRLRLPRQALTSETTTTLPNTQTTAPPKTVGTPGVMDTSGSVPKTVPSRDLPFCGSSHEPDPTLRDPEAMTRRWPWMVSVQAKGSHVCAGILIASQWVLTVAHCLSQNHVNYTVRAGSPWINQTAGTSSDVPVQRVIINRGYQPRRYWSWVGRAHDIALLKLKWGLKYSKYVWPICLPGLDYVVEDSSLCTVTGWGYPRANGIWPQFQSLQEKEVSILNSKKCDHFYHKFSKISSLVRIINPQMICASDKNREEFCYEITGEPLVCSSDGTWYLVGMMSWGPGCKKSEAPPIFLQVSYYKPWIWDRLSGEPLALPAPSRTLLLAFLLLLILLGTL